The genomic interval TTGAACACGAGTGAACTTATGCTTCTTATTAAGAAACTGCTGAGAATCGTAATTCTGTGCCGCAATAGCATCCTCCCATTTCTTCCACTGCCGGATCTTCATCCCTCCGAAGACCACGGTCAGAACACAGAACACGACATGAACAATGGCCAAGACAAAGATGAAGATATGAAGATGATGCAAAGCCTCAACCGACAGCAAAGGCACCTTACCCTTCGCCGCGCAGTACCCACTTTGCTCCTCCGCCGTCTCCTCCGCCAGCCGCCGGAAATGACGGACGACAAAGTGGGAGGTAGTAGTGTTTGTCTCGGCGACGACCTCTTCGAGTTTACAAGGAAGCATATGCTCCATGATCCCGTGTTTCACGCACATTTTGGAGATGACGTTCTGGAAGACAGTGAGGAGGAGAGAGATGAAACCCAAGAGCATGAGCTCTTCTTTCACTTTCTGCAAGGCTTCGTAGAGAGGCTTCTGTCCTTtcttcttcaagaacttgccGCCGTAGTGGAGGAGGCGCTCTAAAGCCAGAGATATGGCGACGATGACGGTGCAGACCGCCGCGACGACCCATGTGGGTGTGTACTCTAGCGTTTCGCCTTCTTCACTGCCACTAGTCATTCTCTCTGGTCCGCTCTGTCCTCTCTAgttttttcttccttctttgAATATGGGGGCAGGCATTGATGATATTTTAGTAAAAAGATTGGAGCTTTATTGGGTGTAAGTTACTACCGAAACTGGCGAGTTTCGACTGTTGGGTGACTAACTTTAAAGAACGCgtctttctggttttgggaAGACGAAAATGCCATTGGGAGCAAGATGAATGTGCTATGTGTCTTTGTGTCTGTGGTTCCAAGTCGCAGTGGGGcggattgaatttgaggaCCATTTATGAAAGGTGGTGGAGTCATTCCAGAAGGGACCGAAAGTCTCCATAGCTTGATTGATTTTACTATGCGAAAAACTACGATGACTCGAGTGTTGCTTCTTTTTATTTGACATGAGTGCTTTTTTCATAGGGATAATCATCTAAAGGAAAGTAAATGATGGCATAACCAACCCTGGGAGTGTAAATGAGCCGAAACGAACGTAATAATAtgttgttcatgtttgactCGTTTTCATTCGATCGAGCTCGAGTTTGgccaaaatttgatttttgtgcttTATGTTTAAGCTCGGTTCGGCTTGAAAAAACTCGAGCTGGATTCGGGCCAgctcattttattagatgagGTCGAACTCAAAATTGAGCCGCCTTGaatcatatgaaattaaaatttaaaaattttaaaaaattaatctaATGTCATAGCATCACAAAATCCATTTTATTTGtgataaactaaaaataacaaatcaaactcgttATTAAACTTAAATTCATTAACTAATTACTCTAGAAATGAGTCTTTCAGCTATTTCGgaataatattatatttttaatattatttattatataaaaattatactttatatatactataaaagtaaataaatcaagtttaattaataaacgagcCGAGCTTTTACTAAACCCGAGCTAGCTCGCAAGCTAAACGAGTTGAACAAACCGAATATTTATTGTTCAAGttcggctcattttcaagaTCAGATTTAATATTAAACTCATTTAGTTTTTACGAGCTCGAGTCGAACGGGCTAAAAGTGAGTCGAATACGAGCGACTTGAGCCTACTTACAGCCCTAATCATGGGTCACCAAATTGTTGGTTAAATAATTTAAGCATGTCTCTCTCCCCCGAAACCTATTGTCCTTCTCTCACTTCGGTGCATGGCAGTGACAAAATATCTACTGATCTCGTTTGCATCTCTTCTCAAAGAGCGGCCGCGATATCTTTtaatactattttttttttctgattggTTGGGAATGTTTGAGCATCTCtaactttgtgaaatgatccGCCCGTACGTTGACCATGTGTAATGTTTGCCAAGTAACCAAGTACAATATCCGAAAAACCAATAACATGTACTGATGTACGTACACAACAAGTCAACGAcaacaaaaatgaaacaaaactaaaaactaGACCAAGGTCTACTAAGTTATAAGGATAGAAGTTTAGAGAGAGGGAAACAATCACCATGCACGAAGACATGGAGGGAGCGAGAGATTCACCATGcatagagagagggagagagagagagagatatgagCATTCAGATGCCTGAACACCTCGTATAGGCGTTAGGTGTTGAAAGAAATCCACAAATATAGACGGGTGCCTGGACAGGCTAGGCGGGTTCTAGTCGGGCGTCAGTGTAATTGCTTATTAGGCGGGCGCCTTAGATGCTAAGCGGATCCTCGGCGGGAAACTAGAATGGCCAGAAAATCTTGGGAATAAATGGAACTTTTAAAATGACACTGAGTACCCTCCAAAAGATCCTCTAATTACAAGATTGTTTCGCAATCCAAAAACGAGACCAGCGCCTCCTCTCGAGTTACGGCTTTCTCCATTTCCTACTCACCACCCTGAAGAAAGAAAACTGCATCTCCTAGAATCTCCAGAGGGTACGTTTCCATGACTATGATGAAATCAAATtcgattcattcattcattcattcattcttcttcttcttcttccgtgTGTGTGATTGCATTTACTCTTTTCTTCAAAGTTTTGCATAAGGGTTTTTCGTTAATCAGCGGTAAGATTCTGATTTGGTGTTGGGTATCTCACTATCTTATGTATTTGGGTGTGCATCGGCTTGTTGTTAATCGGCGGTGAGAACTCTGAAACAGAGGAGTACTGCCGTCTTGTTAGACATTGATCATGTTAGGAGCTGGACCAATTATGTGTTCATGTTAGGAGTTGTAACAGTTATAGAATGAAATCAAGGTGCTCATTTCATTCTTGCTGCTGTTTGAATTCACTTGGATTACTGCATGATAGAACTTGATTACTATAAAGAAGGAGATTCTAGATGACAAAAATTTAGGTTAGTGATTAGAGTAAAGATATAGAGGATTAGTTCTGTGTAGTCTGAATACTGGGAGGCAACATCTTATAAAATTCATGTAAGTTGTTTAGTTCCTGAATCAAGGAACTGAAAATTATGAATCAGTAATAAACCATTGATGGCTCATCATTGTGAAAGGAACAATGATGCTTAAGGTCCAAGATAATGTTCAGGAAAAGAATGATTATATCACTCTTAACAATATTGTGGAAGTCTTGCtggccaaaaagaaaaaagaaagaaccaCAAACAAAATGGTGAGGGTCTTTGACAGAAGTTTGTATGAGTAGTTACTTCCAAAAGATGATACTGTTATCTTGTAGAATTTTGCAGTTAATATCTTTGGTCATGAATATACATTAGTTAGCCTTTACATTGTTCTTGTTGTGTGGTACAAGTTTATTTGTAATATAGCTCCACCCTCTTTTGAGTCTTTTCGTCTTCACTCCCATTGACAAATGTTCAACTGCAACGACACCGGTCACGTATAACTTCTCCAGTTCGCCGGAAGTACCAAGTTTCATGCTTTTTCGTTTTACCTACCAGTATGCTCCATTCTTTTTCGTTTTATTTCTTTCTGCTAATGAAGTTAGTGTAAGAGGGAGACTGAACAGATAGTGGATCCCAGTTTAAACAATTAGGTATGATCTCTTCCATTTCATGATTATGCATTTTTAATCTGGGTGGTAAAAAAATAGGATCTCTTTGTGTAGCAATTGAAAATCTGGGATTCTAATCACACGGGTTATAAACACTTCACATTTATAATCTCATTTTATATTGGGGGGTGGTATGTATTCTGCTTCTAGCTAAGGAGTTTgttgaaatttaaagaaaGCTTGCATTTTGGTTTTTAGCTTGTTAGaaccattgatttgcttgtgGGATGGAAAATGGTCTCAATTCTTGAGAGAGGAAACTAGGCACTGggatgttgatgatatgattaAGCTCGGTTGCATATGTTCAAATGATGACTAGGAAATGGAAATTATGCTGTTTTAGAGGGCAATTTTCATATTACATTGGCTTTGAAATGGAAAATGAAAGCTTTAATTAAGCTTGTGTTCTTGGTAAGACAGTCACTTTATCTATACAGCTACATTGCTTAACCATAGCACATGTAAAGATATAAACTGTAGGTATGCTGACAATTGATTGTGGCAGATTACAGAATACACTTGAGGTTGGAGTGGCTTATCAGAAGTCAGAAACCCCAATAGAGTGAGAGAGTTGTTGATCAATGGCGTCACAATCAGATCACCAGGCTAAGATAATTGATGGCAAAGCCATAGCACAGACCATCCGAAATGAAATTGCTGAGGAAGTTCGCCATCTATCTCAGAAATATGGCAAGGTTTGCTCTACCTGAATGGTTGAAGTTTATCTAGTGGGTGAATTTTGACAATGCAGTTATGCAATTCTTTAGGTCCCTGGATTGGCAGTAGTGATTGTGGGGAGCAGGAAGGACTCCCAAAGTTATGTCAGCATGAAGCGAAAGGCATGTACTGAAGTTGGCATTAAATCTGTGGACATAGATCTCCCTGAGAATGTGTCCCTAGAGGATCTCCTAGCCAAAGTTCAGGAATTAAATGTGAATCCTGATGTACATGGTTGGTAACTTTTTTGCATATTGGAATCTGAAACTAATATTTTTTCCAAAATTGCAATTTTGCTAAGCGGCTATATGTGTCACGCAGGCATACTTGTTCAGCTTCCATTGCCAAGGCATATTAATGAAGAGAAAGTGTTGACTGAAATCAGCATCGAGAAGGATGTAGATGGGTTTCATCCTCTCAACATCGGCAAGCTTGCAATGAAAGGCAGAGAGCCTTTATTCCTCCCTTGCACTCCCAAGGCAAGACACTCAAGTAATGTATTCAAACATAGATAGAAGCAGATGTGCACACACCTTATGCTCTTATGTTTTGTGCTCTGTTACCTGAACAATTCATATTGTCCGAGATGTATACATATGGAACTCTGAGAAGTCATTGATGAAGTAAATGGTTGCCTTGGTGTTTTTCTCCACAGGGCTGTCTTGAACTTCTTTCGCGGAGTGGTATAAGCATAACGGGAAAGAAAGCAGTGGTGGTGGGAAGAAGTAACATAGTTGGACTGCCAGTTTCTTTGCTGCTTTTGAAAGCCAATGCTACTGTTACCATAGTTCATTCAAACACTCCTGATCCAGAGCATATCATTCGTGAAGCGGACATTATTATTGCTGCTGCAGGGCAGGCAATGATGGTAGGCAGTTCACCTTAATGTTCTTAGATATACAGTCGTGTTATTACAAGCAGCTGTTATCTAATTTAGTCTTGCAATATCTACTGCTCTTCCTAGATCAAGTTAAAAGTAGTTGAAAGTTGTTAAATTTATGCTAGCACAGATCACTATCCATGGTTAAGTAAAGCATACTAGAGtatcaaagaaaagaaaccaaaTGAAAATAGAATAGGATCAGTTGTTTAATTTCATTCTTACTCGTAAGTTGTAGGACAATCCCTTTGATTCCTTATAATATAGCTCTTTCAGTCCTGTATTATTGgtttaatgaaaagaatgGCATCCTCTTGTGAGCTAATCTACATATTTTAGTTGATGACTTCTCTATACATCTTTTTTGTTAAGTAATGAATAACTGAATTGCTGCAGATCAAGGGTAGTTGGATAAAACCAGGTGCTGCAATAATCGATGTTGGCACAAATGCTGTTGATGACCCCAGTAAAAAGACTGGTTATCGACTGGTTGGGGATGTAGATTTCCAGGAAGCATGTAAGGTAGCTGGATGGATAACTCCGGTTCCTGGTGGCGTTGGCCCAATGACTGTTGCAATGCTTCTGAAGAACACATTGGATGGTGCTAAGCGTGTGATTGCACAATAAAGGACCAAAGACAGCTGTTAATCTGTTCTTAGTCCCCATAATAAGCTGTTGCTAATTTCAGGACACAATTTTGCAATGGAGTTTACAGGCTTTGATGGAAAATCTTGTGATTTTCACTGATATTGCATGGTGTTATGGATACTTAGTAAAGTAAATCCTTCCTGACtttgatttctttcttctcaaattaattttagATTTCtcttattattttaaatttttgtcAACTTAAGCAAGCTTATATATGTGCCAAAGATAGAAAAGAGTGGATCGTTATAATTAGCAATAGAAAGATATATATCCTCAGTAAGTCAAGAACTATCGCCATTTCTGAAGTGAGATTTAGTAGGTTTGTTGACGCCATTCCAGAGCTTACCATCCCTACTTCCTAAGTTTCTAGACTGCAGAATTAATCTGACATCCATTTTCAACCCATGATATCAATGAATCAACTAGAGTTTCCTAAGCTAACTTTGATTTAGTAATCAGACGCCGTTTGGCCATCAGTGTCATTCTCCTAGGGTTTGCACAAAtctgtttttgattttcatcAGTGAGATCCGTACAAaattgtttttggtgaaaacgaTTCTGGGGTACGCGGCTGAAGCAGATTGGTCGCTTAGTTGAAATCAGAGGCATATGTCATAGTCACACCTACTAATCTTTTGCTTGTTCATTACGTGAGTGTTCCACTGCCAAAAGTTAGAGAAGAAACAGGCCGAAGAAACATGCATATGCTAACCCATTCCTCTACAACACCTACTTGATTGACGGTTTAACCATTTGACTATCTATTCGAACCAACCAGTAGTAGAGGCTTAGCTGTTTAGGGAAAGTATTGCAGAGACAAGCAAACTCAAAGTGCAAGCTTCAGTCGGTTTCTTATATCTAAAAATGGTAAAGTTGATTTGCCAAACTGTTAGTCTATCACTCAAACACGAATTCGCTACGTACAATTATGGGTTAGCTCAGCTACGTGCGCGAGTTGAGTTCATCTTCCCCAAAAGTCGCACTCTAAAATTCCgctctacatatatataacgacCTACTTCGTTAGTTGTCTGCAATTCATGAATTCGAAGTAATAATGGCTGCTTCAATGAGTATACGTAGTGCCTTAGTTCTTCCTCTAGCTTTCTGTTTAGTTGGGATATCTGAGCTGCTGCTTTGCTCAGGTCATGCTGCCAACTGTGATCCCAATTTGATCAAAGCTAATGATCAGGACCGGCTTCAGTTTGCTTTGAACTTGGAAATGTTAGAGGCTGAGTATTTCCTGAATGGAGCCCTGGGCAAAGGTTTAGATGAAATCAGTCCAGAATTAGCCCTAGGCGGCCCGCCTCCAATCGGTGCTCAGAAGGCGAATCTTGACCCTCTTGTTCGTTGTATCATCGAGGAATTCGGTTATCAAGAAGTTGGTCATGTCAGGTATACAAATGATCAGCCATATATATCAACATATTTGTGCGCGcgttcttatatatatttttcttgctTGAATGTGAAGCTGCCTCTCCCCTCGTTATGATGGTGTATTTGCTATTTCAGATCAATTATTAGAGAAGCAGGAGGGTTTCCTAGGCCTTTGTTAGATATCAGCAGTCAGAATTTCGCAAACCTAATGGATCGAGCAGTTGGTTTCAAATTGATCCCTCCATTCGATCCATATGCGGACACAAAGAAGTTTCTCTTGGCAGCCTACACCATGCCTTATGTGGGAGAAAATGGTTATGTTGGCACAATTCCATACCTTAAAAACATGACATCTCGCAGAGTACGTAAGAACTCATCTCTCATTTCCAAGACAAGTTTATGCTTGGACTCATCTTTATATAGAATGTGACAGTAGTAAGTAGTTATATAACATTGAATACATGGACATACATATCTACTGGTCAATCTATACCTTCAAGTGacaattaataatttataCATTATAATTATGATACATTATTTTGTTCTATAGTTGGCTGCATCACTTTTAGGGGTTGAGGCGGGACAAGATGCAGTCATACGTGATCATCTCTATCAGAGAGCCTTTGAGAAGGTGGAGCCCTATAATCTCACAGTGGCTGATTTTACAAACCGAATTTCCAAGCTTCGGAACGAGCTTGGCATGTGTGGGATCAAAGATGAAGGCGTCATAGTGCCGGAGGAGCTCGGTGCCGAGAATCGGACGTCCAGTAACATCATATCGGCCGATCCTAACTCGCTTGCATATGCAAGGACACCGCAGGAGATACTGAGGATTGTATATGCCAGTGGCAATGAATCACTGCCGGGCGGGTTTTACCCTGAAGGTGCAAACGGGAGAATTGCAAGGCATTTCCTGAAGCTAGATTAATTATCACATCTGTGTAATTGAATGTATCTCAAGGCCATCAACAAATTGCTTGCGAATCGATTTGTCACgattgtgtatatataattacgtgtacgtgtatatatataattcataaataTATCTACAAATAAGGTGGTTGATGAAAATTAACTGATAGGAATTCTCATATCGAACAACCTCGATCAGTACGTTTCGGTTGCAGCGTACTTATAACCTCGATCATAGGATGTAATACAATATTTATTCTTCATGCTTGATCTCTTCTAATTACTTGATCTATAATTTGAAATATAATAATTGCGTATGATATTTGGGAAGGAAAATTGAAACTACCATTATCAAGAAGCTCGATCTGACTTGTGTGACTGCAAATTATCTATctatctctactactataaagtTAGCATCCAAAAACTTCACAAAATTATAAACTGTCGAATCtaccattttataattttatcatCACATATAAACATAAGGACaattatgtaaaaataaaaatattttactaatgcgttttaccaaaactatcattcataagaaacataattacataaaatgattggttttcaaaatatacttcaaataaaattttaccaACATGTGCGATCAAAACACGTGCATCGCACGCACGGGTACGACACTAGTACTACTATAAAGAGAGCACCCAAAACTTCATCAAATTGTGAACTGTCAAATATACTCTTCTATAATTTTATcctggcataaatgccgatttgcaccccaaacttggctgaaattgtcaatttgcaccctgaacttgcatttgagtcaatttacctcctaaatttggtaaaaattgccgatttacaccccgaacttgtatttgagtcaatgtacctcctaaacttggtaaacatttgccgatttgcaccacatccgttaaatttaactgtttttatccaattttgcgtcacatgtcatgcacatgaggggtaatgttgtcattttctatttatatttttcttaaaaacaaataaaaatattctttaaaatgaggattattttgttaatcaaataatttatttacatctttttttctatctACTTAatcctactttgaattatatattcaatatacccacccattcaaatatagtgtgttgtgtataaatatatttttatatgtacacattgttggaggatgaacaaaaagagaataataacgacgtaatagaacataacgtaaccgtttattgattgataatgaggtcaatatataggcattacataaccacaatcccataggattcggagtcctaatctattacagagatgtgaatctatctctaacaggaaacctaataaggctaagacacacacaatggtagaatagtaattctcccagaacacacatttatttttaattttcaatgtatttatttatatttttctaatatcttttaacatactatatcacgtaaaataataaatatataaatcaataacatgtttcgaaaaaacaaacattatagcaagtgttcctcttaagtaattttattaatttatttcattattcaatatgaataaatatataatgacaagactatcccttaaatgcatgacatgtgacgcaaaattggatagaaacagttaaatttaacaaatggggtgcaaatcggcaatttttaccaaatttagaaggtaaattgactcaaatacaaattcatggtgtaaatcggcaattttttaccaagtttaggaggtaaattgacttaaatgcaagttcggggtgcaaattgacaatttcagccaagtttggggtgcaaatcggcatttatgtcTTTTATCCTCACACATAGACATAAGGAcgattatataaaaatacaaatgttTCACCAATGTTTTTACCAAGACTATTCTTCGTaggaaataaaattacaaaaaaaaaattgtctttcAAGAATacacttcaaataaaattctacAAACTCGTGAGACCAAACCACGTGCATCGCACATGTACAAGACTATATGGCTCTGATTATCTCGTTAGTACGTATAAACATATAATGGTGTGATACGTATAAATCAAGACAAATACTCATCTCAAAAAGCTTTACAAATAATTAGTTGATTCCATATTTCCATTTGAGGGTCCGGGCTGCTAAGAACATCTCCACCCCAGATGCTATTTGCCACCTGGAGGCCCAATAGCTCTAAAAGGCAGCCCAAAATCAACTCCAACAAATGCCAAATACATGTGTATTTAACATCTTGAAGAGCGATGTCAAATTTGGCACCCAAAAACGCGAatgtcttttcttttttattgtttcttcATCCTCAACACTCTTTTCATCTCTCTCTATACACCATCGCAGTTTCATATTCGATCCAGAACCTTTTCTTCTACCATACTCATTCTTTGATTTCGTTAATGTGTTGGATGTGGATTTGAATTTTTCAGATTCTTCCTCTGATGCCGCAAATGAGGAATTTTGGGCTCTTGCATATTCGTCACTCAGATGAAGAATTACATCTGCAAACGATTTCTCCACAAGAGAAATTAGTAAGTGGTAGGAGAAGACGTCGGGGTTCAATTCATGGTCGGAAGTTTACACCAAGGATCTCAAGGCCATCAAAAAATTTACCAGGAGTTTTTCGCTGAAAATCCAATTCATGGGCCTTGATATTCTGGAGACGATTTCGAATACAtcattctctttttcttcgaATTCTTGAAGGGGTAAAAGCTTGTCACTCCTATTTTCTATGTCATATTATCCAGCAATTGATATTTATTGATCCTTGAcgcaatttcattttttacaGAGGGGAATAGAAGGATGGGCCAGATTACATCCATCAAGTACTGCCCTTACATCACGAGTCTCGGTAAGAACATTGCTTGGCTTGATTATCAgataatgaaaatttatagTTACAGTACCAAAACAGAAGGCCAACTTCCTTATTTTCTTTAAGATGAATTTGCAAACTTTGTTCCTTGTATGATATTTGATATTTGGTGACCTGGATTAGTTTCAACAAGTTAGAAGGATATCTTGGTGCTTTTTTCTTGGTTAATAGTTTATGTAATTCCACAAGGTACTTGTACCAGTTGTATAATCACTTGGCACATATAACTCCAGGCTTTCATGTTTCTAAATGTAGTACAATGCCATCTCCACCGCTCTATACGATCTTTGTTGTCTTTTTTGTTGATTTATGTGAATAGTAGGTCTTCTATTATGCAGGTAATTtgttctctattttattttacttttaaaaaaaaactatttggATCAATATAGGAACTGTAATGCTAGTGAAACTTCATACTAGTCGTTTAAACTTGCTGTGGGATTAATGAGGACACCCAGAATGGATTCCACAAGTCAGTtaaacttcaagtcttcaacaaAGAACTTGCTGTTATATGTTGTTCTGTACAAGTTCCCTTTTTCATAAGACTAACGTATAAGGTTTGGTATTTGTATAGTTGTACGGATTTTGAAGACTGGTATGCTACTTCTCCCTTTTTTTAGAACTGAAACCACATTCTCTGATTTATCATCAAAGAGCTAGAATTGATTGTTTAGCAATGCCATAAAGGACATGTTGGTGTGCATATTGATAATTATGAATATGgatattaaaaatttattttgttgtatCTCACGTAATATTGGTTATAGATTTGCTATAATGTTACTGCAGTTTGGACATGGCATACCATAGATTTAACACTTAATACAagatgaaagaaagaaaataagaaaaaaatggtatatattaaaataatattcaaaTTAAACATCTCTATTGGAAATCAAGATTAGTCAA from Argentina anserina chromosome 2, drPotAnse1.1, whole genome shotgun sequence carries:
- the LOC126782200 gene encoding bifunctional protein FolD 2, which gives rise to MASQSDHQAKIIDGKAIAQTIRNEIAEEVRHLSQKYGKVPGLAVVIVGSRKDSQSYVSMKRKACTEVGIKSVDIDLPENVSLEDLLAKVQELNVNPDVHGILVQLPLPRHINEEKVLTEISIEKDVDGFHPLNIGKLAMKGREPLFLPCTPKGCLELLSRSGISITGKKAVVVGRSNIVGLPVSLLLLKANATVTIVHSNTPDPEHIIREADIIIAAAGQAMMIKGSWIKPGAAIIDVGTNAVDDPSKKTGYRLVGDVDFQEACKVAGWITPVPGGVGPMTVAMLLKNTLDGAKRVIAQ
- the LOC126782199 gene encoding desiccation-related protein PCC13-62-like, whose product is MSIRSALVLPLAFCLVGISELLLCSGHAANCDPNLIKANDQDRLQFALNLEMLEAEYFLNGALGKGLDEISPELALGGPPPIGAQKANLDPLVRCIIEEFGYQEVGHVRSIIREAGGFPRPLLDISSQNFANLMDRAVGFKLIPPFDPYADTKKFLLAAYTMPYVGENGYVGTIPYLKNMTSRRLAASLLGVEAGQDAVIRDHLYQRAFEKVEPYNLTVADFTNRISKLRNELGMCGIKDEGVIVPEELGAENRTSSNIISADPNSLAYARTPQEILRIVYASGNESLPGGFYPEGANGRIARHFLKLD